The Clostridioides sp. ES-S-0010-02 genome window below encodes:
- a CDS encoding EAL domain-containing protein — translation MENNLKKNNSIMKKMIFPLIIVMLIQTSLFCATILWGGTIKRLNDNSFDILNERVINRKNYIQNEMLQRWSKTSETELAINSSVKKVLDENNVSIKDVGINEEINKEIIKNISKDLIYLLRKNSVTGSFIILNNKDIEYDSINSKDEISKTGLYIRDLDPKFNPNDNSDLLIERGSSEIARSFGISMDSYWAPKFSFKSENEEKGDNFFYKPFRAAIDNPNTSSSNLGYWGSQFLLTNEGDRVITYSVPLIYEDGTVYGVLGIDLGINYLRELLPYGEINENKKGNYILGVDRNDDLAFENVVSNGYTFKDKFWDGLHSNLEQKESYKNVYKVKNEDDGKIKESTYASVQYLDLYNSNTPFENERWALLGIIEEKSLLCFSKRVETLVIVSVAVSLVIGLIGIYIASRLFTKPIVLLVNKVRNSNPSKPVNLDKINISEIDELSSAIELLSANVADSSSKLSQIIEIADMPIGAFELYKNGDNVFCTKGFFSIFTTDDEFQEYGYISKSKFIKKMNEMDTYLQKNYKTENIYIYKFESKDKTSKWIRLNIVEDDLKILGVVVDVTKEFIEKMKIEYERDFDILTNLLNRRAFYSQVREKFENKEEIKIAAFIMWDLDNLKYINDTYGHDAGDEYIRCAADILKKFISWNGIVSRLSGDEFYVFIYGYESKDSIRTIINSVKIQMNNTLLKLHDGTEFKIRASAGISWYPSDSTNYDELMKYADFAMYQIKNTIKGEVSEFDVNIYNKDSFLLHNREELNKLIDGQLVEYAFQPIVDCKGEVFAYEALMRPKMETFSSPMDVIRLARSQSKLYQIERITWFKALKSFKRYREQFGVCKLFLNSIPNNNLSKVDFEEIEDLYGNYLNRVVLEITENDKISEDFIDKKKVYINQWNIEIALDDFGTGYNGDAVLLYIMPNYVKIDMSIVRGIDKDEDRRKILKNLISYSKERNIKVIAEGVETKSEMEALVAIGIDYIQGYYIGKPEFVPQDISDKIKQELKICYENRDDIV, via the coding sequence ATGGAAAATAATCTAAAAAAGAATAACTCAATAATGAAAAAGATGATATTTCCTCTAATTATTGTTATGCTAATTCAAACAAGTTTATTTTGTGCCACAATTTTATGGGGAGGAACTATTAAAAGACTAAATGATAATTCATTTGATATTTTAAATGAAAGAGTAATTAATCGTAAAAATTATATACAAAATGAGATGTTACAAAGATGGTCAAAGACAAGCGAGACAGAACTAGCTATTAACTCATCTGTAAAAAAGGTTTTAGATGAAAATAATGTCTCAATTAAAGATGTGGGTATAAACGAAGAAATTAATAAAGAAATTATAAAAAATATATCAAAAGATTTAATATATCTTTTGAGAAAAAATTCTGTTACAGGTTCTTTCATAATTTTAAATAACAAAGATATTGAATATGATTCAATAAATAGTAAAGATGAAATAAGTAAGACAGGATTGTATATAAGAGACCTAGACCCTAAATTTAACCCAAATGATAATTCTGATTTGCTAATTGAAAGAGGCTCCTCAGAGATAGCAAGAAGTTTTGGAATATCTATGGATAGTTATTGGGCTCCAAAGTTTTCCTTTAAAAGTGAAAATGAGGAAAAAGGAGATAATTTCTTTTATAAACCATTTAGAGCTGCAATTGATAATCCAAATACATCAAGTTCTAATTTAGGATACTGGGGAAGTCAGTTCTTATTAACAAATGAAGGCGATAGAGTTATAACATATTCAGTTCCTCTTATTTATGAAGATGGAACTGTATATGGAGTACTTGGAATAGATTTAGGTATAAATTATTTAAGAGAGTTGCTTCCATATGGGGAGATAAATGAAAATAAAAAAGGTAATTATATTTTAGGCGTAGATAGAAATGATGATTTGGCATTTGAAAATGTTGTTTCGAATGGTTATACATTTAAAGACAAATTTTGGGATGGTTTACATTCGAACCTTGAGCAAAAAGAATCTTATAAAAATGTATATAAAGTTAAAAATGAAGATGATGGTAAAATTAAAGAAAGTACTTATGCTAGTGTACAATATTTAGATTTATACAATTCCAATACTCCATTTGAAAATGAGCGTTGGGCTCTTTTGGGAATTATTGAAGAAAAAAGTTTATTGTGTTTTTCAAAAAGAGTGGAAACCTTGGTAATAGTGTCTGTTGCAGTTTCCTTAGTGATAGGGCTTATAGGTATTTATATTGCGTCGAGATTGTTTACAAAACCAATTGTTCTTTTGGTTAATAAAGTTAGAAATAGTAATCCATCAAAACCAGTAAATCTTGATAAAATAAACATATCTGAAATAGATGAATTATCTTCAGCCATAGAGCTACTTAGTGCAAATGTTGCAGATTCCTCATCAAAATTATCACAAATTATTGAAATTGCAGATATGCCAATTGGAGCTTTTGAATTATATAAAAATGGAGATAATGTTTTTTGTACAAAAGGATTTTTTAGTATATTTACTACGGATGATGAATTTCAAGAATATGGATATATATCAAAAAGTAAATTTATAAAAAAAATGAATGAAATGGATACATATTTACAGAAAAATTATAAGACAGAAAATATATACATATATAAATTTGAATCTAAAGATAAAACTTCTAAGTGGATAAGATTAAATATTGTTGAAGATGACTTAAAGATATTAGGTGTTGTTGTTGATGTTACAAAAGAGTTTATTGAGAAAATGAAAATTGAGTATGAAAGAGATTTTGATATTTTAACAAATCTTCTAAATAGGAGAGCTTTTTATTCACAAGTACGAGAAAAATTTGAAAATAAAGAAGAGATTAAAATAGCTGCATTTATAATGTGGGATTTAGATAATTTAAAATATATTAATGATACCTATGGTCATGATGCTGGTGATGAATATATTAGATGTGCAGCAGATATACTTAAAAAGTTTATATCATGGAATGGTATAGTTTCTAGACTTTCAGGGGATGAGTTTTATGTATTCATATATGGGTATGAAAGTAAAGATAGCATAAGAACTATTATTAACTCTGTTAAGATACAGATGAATAATACTTTATTAAAGCTTCATGATGGGACAGAATTTAAAATAAGAGCATCAGCAGGAATTTCTTGGTATCCTAGCGATTCAACTAACTATGATGAACTAATGAAATATGCAGATTTTGCTATGTATCAAATTAAAAATACAATTAAAGGCGAAGTAAGTGAATTTGATGTCAATATATATAATAAAGATTCATTCTTGTTGCATAATAGAGAAGAGTTAAATAAATTAATTGATGGTCAATTGGTTGAATATGCATTTCAGCCTATTGTGGATTGTAAAGGTGAAGTATTTGCATATGAAGCACTTATGAGACCCAAAATGGAAACTTTTAGTTCTCCAATGGATGTTATTAGATTGGCTCGTTCACAGTCTAAGTTATATCAAATCGAACGTATCACATGGTTCAAAGCACTTAAATCTTTTAAGAGATATAGGGAACAGTTTGGAGTGTGTAAATTGTTCTTAAATTCTATACCAAATAATAATTTATCAAAAGTTGATTTTGAAGAAATAGAAGATTTATATGGTAATTATCTAAATAGGGTAGTGCTAGAAATAACAGAGAATGATAAGATTAGTGAAGATTTTATTGACAAAAAGAAAGTGTATATAAATCAGTGGAATATAGAAATTGCTTTAGATGATTTTGGAACAGGTTACAATGGCGATGCTGTACTACTGTACATAATGCCAAATTATGTGAAGATTGATATGTCTATTGTAAGAGGTATTGACAAAGATGAAGATAGAAGAAAAATACTAAAAAACCTTATTTCATATTCTAAAGAAAGAAATATTAAAGTTATAGCAGAAGGTGTAGAAACCAAAAGTGAAATGGAAGCATTAGTAGCTATTGGAATAGATTATATTCAAGGATATTACATTGGTAAACCAGAATTTGTTCCTCAAGATATAAGTGATAAAATTAAACAGGAACTCAAGATATGTTATGAAAATAGAGATGATATAGTTTAA
- a CDS encoding ATP-dependent helicase, which translates to MVDIIITTNIDIRQLNENQLEAVEHIDGPCMILAGPGSGKTRVITYRIANMVVNKNIAPARILAISFTKASSVEMKNRALSLSDDIRLNKVTYGTFHSVFFKILRYFERYNLDSIFDEKSKRITIKAILKSLNIENADDDENIGQVINEISYVKNELMDKNEFSSEVLTKDEFLKVYNLYEEQKSKVNKIDFDDMLIKTYYLLLNNKSALEMVRNVYKYILIDEFQDINKVQFEVLKLICNPLNNIFAVGDEDQSIYGFRGARPDFLLEFEKYFNNTKKIVLDVNYRSKSEIVNTANRLIEKNRNRYEKVIKCSQGKGGIVSYISPYDSEEEALHIAKEIIDEIKKDYVEYSDFAVIYRTNIQSRALVDVFMDMRIPFVVKDSVITIYDHWASQDILAYLRIGINPKSNKDWLRIINKPFRYISKDNVNMVKDEKDFVTALINKCNLHPKQVKTITDLEIDLSYLNTLNPKNAISYIRTSLDYDRYVLDYCSNRKIKTNGLVEILNELESSATNFNTVTEFLDHIERVKIELMENNKNKQTDGVIFTTMHSAKGLEFRNVYIIGANEGTIPHEKSYDICKEEKKEEQLEEERRLMYVAITRAEEKLCISSTLNKYGKKVDKSLFINDIKSPTKKEIDSIGVGDKVYHKKFHEGEIIKKDGNMFTIKFKDRERTLDLKTCLLKNIIHII; encoded by the coding sequence GTGGTGGATATAATAATCACAACAAATATAGATATAAGACAGTTAAATGAAAATCAACTAGAAGCAGTTGAACATATAGATGGGCCTTGCATGATACTTGCAGGGCCTGGTTCAGGTAAGACTAGGGTAATTACATATAGAATAGCTAATATGGTAGTAAACAAAAATATAGCACCAGCAAGAATATTGGCGATAAGTTTTACCAAAGCATCCTCAGTAGAAATGAAAAATAGAGCATTGAGTTTAAGTGATGATATAAGACTCAATAAGGTAACATATGGCACTTTTCATTCTGTGTTTTTTAAGATTTTGAGGTATTTTGAAAGGTACAATTTAGATAGCATATTTGATGAAAAGTCAAAGAGGATAACAATAAAGGCAATATTAAAAAGTCTAAATATAGAAAATGCAGATGATGATGAAAATATAGGTCAAGTTATAAATGAAATATCTTATGTAAAAAATGAACTTATGGATAAGAATGAATTTAGCTCAGAAGTGTTGACAAAAGATGAGTTTTTAAAAGTATATAATTTATATGAAGAGCAAAAATCAAAAGTTAATAAGATTGATTTTGATGATATGCTTATAAAGACTTATTATTTGCTTTTGAATAATAAATCAGCCTTAGAAATGGTTAGGAATGTATATAAATATATATTGATAGATGAATTCCAAGATATAAATAAAGTGCAATTTGAGGTTTTAAAGTTAATTTGTAATCCACTAAACAACATATTTGCGGTTGGAGACGAAGACCAAAGTATATATGGTTTTAGAGGAGCTAGACCAGATTTTTTGCTTGAATTTGAAAAATATTTTAATAATACTAAAAAAATAGTGCTGGATGTAAATTATAGGTCTAAAAGTGAAATAGTAAATACTGCAAACAGGCTTATAGAAAAAAATAGAAATAGATATGAAAAAGTTATTAAATGTAGTCAAGGTAAGGGAGGCATTGTGAGTTATATTTCTCCATATGATTCAGAGGAAGAAGCTTTGCATATTGCCAAGGAAATAATTGACGAAATAAAAAAGGATTATGTAGAGTATTCAGATTTTGCAGTAATTTATAGAACTAATATACAGTCAAGAGCCTTAGTAGATGTATTTATGGATATGAGAATTCCATTTGTAGTAAAAGATTCAGTAATTACAATATATGACCATTGGGCAAGTCAGGATATACTAGCATATTTAAGAATAGGTATTAATCCAAAATCAAATAAAGATTGGTTAAGAATTATAAATAAGCCATTTAGATATATATCTAAAGATAATGTAAATATGGTTAAAGATGAAAAAGATTTTGTAACAGCACTAATAAACAAATGTAACCTTCATCCCAAACAAGTCAAAACAATAACAGATTTGGAGATAGACTTGAGCTATTTGAATACTTTAAATCCTAAAAATGCAATATCTTATATTAGAACTAGTCTTGATTATGATAGATATGTCTTGGATTACTGTAGCAATAGAAAGATAAAGACTAATGGGCTTGTAGAGATATTAAACGAACTTGAGAGTTCTGCTACAAATTTCAATACAGTGACAGAGTTTTTAGACCATATTGAGAGAGTAAAGATTGAGTTAATGGAAAATAACAAGAATAAACAGACTGATGGTGTTATATTTACAACTATGCATAGTGCAAAAGGATTAGAATTTAGGAATGTCTATATTATAGGTGCAAATGAAGGAACAATACCTCATGAAAAATCATATGATATTTGTAAGGAAGAAAAAAAAGAGGAACAATTAGAAGAAGAAAGAAGACTTATGTATGTAGCTATTACAAGAGCTGAAGAAAAACTATGTATAAGTTCTACTTTAAATAAATATGGTAAAAAAGTTGATAAATCATTGTTTATCAATGATATAAAATCTCCAACTAAAAAAGAAATTGATAGTATTGGTGTTGGTGATAAGGTATACCATAAAAAATTTCACGAAGGCGAAATAATCAAAAAAGATGGAAACATGTTTACGATAAAGTTTAAAGATAGAGAGCGAACTTTAGATTTGAAAACTTGTTTATTGAAGAATATAATCCATATTATTTAA